In one window of Solanum pennellii chromosome 2, SPENNV200 DNA:
- the LOC107009423 gene encoding PI-PLC X domain-containing protein At5g67130, translating to MGPHQNISSLFLIFSVLFVVAAADCSNGTCKLDDKCSSDADCGPGLYCLSCALSFQGHRCVRSTGTDPFKLVNSSLPFNKYAFLTTHNAFSIEGEPSHTGIPRITPTNQEDNITQQLNNGVRGLMLDTYDFDGDIWLCHSFGGECHDYTAFEPAIDTLKEIEAFLSANPSEIVTLILEDYVETPNGLTKVFTDAGLMKYWFPVAKMPKGGQDWPLVSDMVTNNQRLIVFTSVKSKEQSEGIAYQWNYMVENQYGDGGMEKGNCPNRAESSPMNDKSKSLVLVNYFRTLPLKPLACVQNSGNLLDMLMTCHDTAANRWANFIAVDFYKRSDGGGAFLATDTLNGQLLCNCSDVHSCAKGSTPGSCTRS from the exons ATGGGTCCTCACCAAaacatttcttctttatttctcattttCTCCGTACTCTTCGTTGTCGCCGCCGCCGATTGCTCTAATGGAACATGCAAG CTCGATGATAAATGCTCATCAGACGCAGATTGTGGGCCTGGGCTTTATTGTTTGTCTTGTGCTCTATCTTTTCAAGGCCACAGATGTGTTCGATCAACTGGCACTGATCCGTTTAAGTTAGTG AATAGTTCTTTGCCATTCAACAAGTATGCATTTTTGACGACCCATAATGCTTTTTCAATTGAGGGAGAGCCATCACATACAGGGATACCCAGAATAACCCCCACCAATCAAGAAGATAATATTACTCAACAACTCAAT AATGGTGTTCGGGGTTTAATGCTTGATACTTATGATTTCGACGGGGATATATGGTTGTGTCACTCATTCGGAGGCGAATGTCATGACTATACGGCATTT GAACCAGCAATTGACACATTGAAGGAAATAGAAGCGTTTTTATCAGCAAATCCATCAGAAATTGTGACTTTAATCTTGGAAGATTATGTAGAGACTCCAAATGGTTTGACCAAAGTGTTTACAGATGCAGGACTAATGAAATATTGGTTTCCTGTGGCAAAAATGCCTAAAGGTGGTCAAGATTGGCCACTAGTGAGTGACATGGTGACTAATAACCAAAGACTAATTGTTTTTACTTCTGTCAAATCCAAAGAACAGAGTGAAGGGATTGCTTACCAATGGAATTACATGGTCGAAAACCAAT ATGGGGATGGTGGAATGGAAAAAGGCAATTGCCCTAATCGCGCAGAATCGTCACCAATGAATGATAAAAGTAAATCATTGGTGTTGGTAAATTACTTTAGGACACTTCCATTGAAGCCATTAGCTTGTGTTCAAAACTCGGGGAACCTCCTTGACATGCTTATGACTTGTCACGATACTGCTGCTAATCGCTGGGCTAATTTTATCGCTGTTGATTTTTACAAG AGAAGTGATGGAGGAGGTGCATTTTTAGCAACAGATACCCTCAATGGGCAGCTGTTATGCAATTGTAGCGATGTACATTCTTGTGCG AAGGGATCTACACCAGGAAGCTGCACTCGATCATGA